From a single Brettanomyces bruxellensis chromosome 5, complete sequence genomic region:
- a CDS encoding uncharacterized protein (BUSCO:EOG092653O3): protein MSQPQAVLPGQPIVPIISAKKKAKYLAGRNCRIENITFNGSGVPSIVSSVVGKTSVTKKEPLETSKESDKSDSYDEYVVNVFSKHDPEYVLPEDGTSEFNYVPTLTSSTPKLNDLVLARVMKVSMDRVKVEIISIDADSEGSHVNAKELMLANFAANENNERFKGIIRSVDIRSTERDKVKTWQCFQPGDIIRAQVISLGDGINYYLSTAKNNLGVVLARPSGENTFAESGKLLYALDWQTMIVPETGDLEQRKCARPF, encoded by the coding sequence ATGTCCCAGCCACAGGCAGTGCTACCGGGCCAACCCATAGTTCCCATTATTTCGGCCAAAAAGAAGGCCAAATATCTTGCTGGCAGAAACTGCCGCATAGAAAACATAACATTCAATGGATCTGGTGTTCCTTCCATTGTATCCTCGGTGGTTGGAAAAACGAGTGTCACTAAAAAAGAGCCTTTAGAGACATCTAAAGAATCGGATAAGAGTGATAGCTACGATGAATACGTTGTGAATGTTTTCTCAAAGCACGATCCAGAGTATGTTTTGCCAGAAGATGGAACCTCGGAGTTCAACTACGTCCCTACTTTAACCTCAAGCACACCAAAGCTAAACGACTTGGTTTTGGCAAGGGTCATGAAAGTTTCAATGGATAGAGTGAAAGTGGAGATCATTAGCATAGATGCTGATTCCGAGGGTTCGCACGTTAACGCGAAGGAGCTCATGCTTGCCAATTTTGCCGCAAACGAAAATAATGAACGCTTCAAAGGCATTATACGATCGGTCGATATAAGGTCCACAGAAAGAGACAAGGTTAAGACATGGCAGTGCTTCCAGCCGGGAGATATCATCCGTGCACAGGTGATCTCTCTAGGAGACGGGATAAACTACTACTTGAGTACGGCTAAGAACAACTTGGGGGTAGTGTTGGCAAGACCTTCAGGTGAGAATACTTTTGCTGAGTCCGGAAAGTTGCTCTATGCATTGGACTGGCAAACAATGATAGTTCCAGAAACGGGCGATCTTGAACAGAGGAAATGTGCAAGACCATTTTGA
- a CDS encoding uncharacterized protein (BUSCO:EOG092658CI): MKQLLVTTGATVTFIKLIRYTLSPRFVNELFKLKFTDHVVQYGKSAEAEVLVRSFLDKLAKVFTSKEGPESDSDGVINLTIEYKKAVLKIKCIKFDRDLVQKYTSKSDLVISHAGTGSILDSLRMKKKLVILVNDKLQDNHQLQIAKAFEEKKVLRVASTDFDEFIRLVANVEHEEFTQLSEPRGSVIEDILLAEST; the protein is encoded by the coding sequence ATGAAGCAACTGTTAGTGACAACTGGAGCCACAGTAACATTCATCAAACTCATACGGTATACATTATCACCACGATTCGTGAATGAACTCTTCAAGTTGAAATTCACAGATCATGTTGTTCAGTATGGAAAGTCTGCTGAAGCTGAAGTTCTGGTAAGGTCATTCCTCGATAAGCTCGCAAAAGTCTTTACTTCAAAAGAGGGTCCTGAAAGCGATTCGGATGGAGTGATAAATTTAACCATagaatataaaaaagcggttttaaaaattaaatgcATCAAATTTGACAGAGATTTGGTGCAAAAGTATACCTCGAAATCAGACCTTGTGATATCACACGCTGGTACCGGTTCCATTCTTGATTCTTtgagaatgaagaagaagcttgtGATTCTTGTCAATGATAAGCTTCAGGATAATCATCAGCTTCAAATTGCCAaagcatttgaagaaaaaaaggttcTCCGGGTAGCCAGCACTGATTTTGATGAGTTTATTCGACTTGTAGCCAATGTTGAGCACGAAGAGTTTACACAGTTATCCGAACCACGGGGTTCGGTGATTGAAGATATATTATTGGCTGAAAGTACGTAA